TTAAATTTAATCGTTTTTCTGTAAACGCTCTCCTCACCAATTGACTAAGACTTACACCATGGGGGGATTTAGATGTCTGCTTTTTTGGGTGAACTAATAGGAACAATGATATTAATCGTGTTCGGCGCAGGTGTGTGTGCAGGAGTCAATTTAAAAGGGTCATTCGCTGAAAACTCAGGCTGGATCGTTATCACGATGGGCTGGGGGTTGGGAGTCGCGATGGCAGCTTACGCAGTCGGCGGAATCAGCGGGGCTCATTTAAATCCTGCGCTCACCATCGGTCTTGCTTTAACAGGGGACTTTGCCTGGAATCTTGTACCTTCTTACATCCTGGCACAAATGATTGGGGCATTTATTGGGGCTTCTCTTATTTATTTTCATTACCTGCCGCATTGGCAAGAAACGAAAGACCCGGGAACAAAGCTTGGCGTATTTTCAACAGGACCGGCCATCCCGAATGTTTTTGCTAATTTCATTAGTGAGGCACTTGGAACCTTCATATTGGTTCTTGGAATCCTTTCAATCGGAGCGAATAAGTTTACAGACGGATTAAATCCTCTGGTTGTCGGTTTTCTCATTGTTGCAATTGGTTTATCATTGGGGGGGACCACTGGATACGCGATCAACCCCGCACGGGATCTTGGCCCGCGAATTGCGCATTTTGTCCTGCCGATTCCTGGGAAAGGCGATTCCAATTGGCGTTATGCATGGGTGCCGGTTATAGGACCTCTTGCAGGAGGAGCTTTTGGGGCCGTGTTTTACAACTTCGCATTTAAGGGAATTATGAATTCATCATTCTGGATTGTAACCGTTATCCTGGCTGGACTTCTTGCAATAACTTATGCCATGACAAAACGGGGGAAAAGTACGGTAAGACAAACCGCTTAAAAATGCCAAAGGGAGGAAACGAAGATGGAAAAATACATTTTATCTCTTGATCAGGGGACTACGAGCTCGAGGGCTATTCTTTTTAACAA
The Metabacillus sp. FJAT-52054 genome window above contains:
- a CDS encoding MIP/aquaporin family protein; translated protein: MSAFLGELIGTMILIVFGAGVCAGVNLKGSFAENSGWIVITMGWGLGVAMAAYAVGGISGAHLNPALTIGLALTGDFAWNLVPSYILAQMIGAFIGASLIYFHYLPHWQETKDPGTKLGVFSTGPAIPNVFANFISEALGTFILVLGILSIGANKFTDGLNPLVVGFLIVAIGLSLGGTTGYAINPARDLGPRIAHFVLPIPGKGDSNWRYAWVPVIGPLAGGAFGAVFYNFAFKGIMNSSFWIVTVILAGLLAITYAMTKRGKSTVRQTA